A window from Chrysemys picta bellii isolate R12L10 chromosome 20, ASM1138683v2, whole genome shotgun sequence encodes these proteins:
- the GRIK5 gene encoding glutamate receptor ionotropic, kainate 5: MPTSPALLLLLIVSFARVSLQVLSSLRMAAILDDQTVCGRGERLALALAREHINGIIEVPAKARVEVEIFELQRDSQYETTDTMCQILPKGVVSVLGPASSPASAATVSHICGEKEIPHVKVGPEETPRLQYLRFASVSLYPSNEDLSLALARILQSFNYPSASLICAKAECLLRLEELVRQFLISKETLSIRMLDDAHDPTPLLKEIRDDKISTIIVDANASLSYLVLKKASELGMTSAFYKYILTTMDFPSLRLDEVLDDHSTVLGFSLLNTSHRFYPDFVRSLNMSWRETCERSPFPGPTVSPPGPRPALRPSPAPQ, translated from the exons CTGCGATCCTGGACGATCAGACGGTGTGTGGGCGCGGGGAGCggctggctctggccctggcccgGGAGCACATCAACGGCATCATCGAGGTGCCAGCGAAGGCCCGCGTGGAGGTCGAGATCTTCGAACTGCAGCGCGACAGCCAGTACGAGACCACTGACACCA TGTGCCAGATCCTGCCCAAAGGGGTGGTGTCGGTTCTGGGTCCTGCATCGAGTCCAGCCTCGGCCGCCACCGTCAGCCACATCTGTGGGGAGAAGGAG ATCCCCCACGTGAAGGTGGGCCCAGAGGAGACCCCCCGGCTCCAGTATCTTCGCTTCGCCTCCGTCAGCCTCTACCCCAGCAACGAGGACCTGAGTCTGGCCCTGGCCCGGATCCTGCAGTCCTTCAACTACCCCTCGGCCAGCCTCATCTGCGCCAAGGCCGAGT GTCTGCTGCGATTGGAGGAGCTCGTGCGCCAGTTCCTCATCTCCAAGGAGACGCTGTCGATCCGGATGCTGGACGACGCCCACGACCCGACGCCGCTGCTGAAGGAGATTCGGGACGACAAGATCTCAACTATCATCGTGGACGCCAACGCCTCCCTCTCCTACCTCGTCCTCAAGAAG GCCTCGGAGCTGGGCATGACCTCGGCCTTCTACAAATACATCCTGACCACCATG GATTTCCCCAGCCTGCGGCTGGACGAGGTGCTGGATGATCACTCCACCGTCCTGGGCTTCTCCCTGCTGAACACCAGCCACCGCTTCTACCCCGACTTCGTCCGGAGCCTCAACATGTCCTGGCGCGAGACCTGCGAGCGcagccccttccccggccccacgGTGAGCCccccgggtccccggcctgcCCTCCGCCCTTCCCCGGCCCCACAGTGA